A genomic segment from Corylus avellana chromosome ca5, CavTom2PMs-1.0 encodes:
- the LOC132180490 gene encoding GRAS family protein RAM1-like: MINSLCGSVGTLKSENSCTKPPPTSPNESVSESKKTTTTCNSTAPSSSDLEQNSLTPTSLNLPNLKFELDIGDVEVPSPTSSLWESFFSDQLDGDYMISSPVRNYPSPQASAYNYNYNYAQAMQGQSTLSGSSPPRFSSNQIGPFTSTQKGKGLSPLHRVFNSPNNQYMKPENLSVLSSIEEFLDDYGRHEYEYPATATKLSGFGSSSHYDMPIMVPAVDGLTMNNSSTFCGSVHETSSTPGGSQAAPERDIYDQMGIMPSAPLSQQLQQERLQEKQLLQKQPQQKTPDQQQHHNLNHSLMVPALPVGSEQEHDSGLQLVHLLLACAEAVAKEDYMLARRYLHHLNRVVTPLGDSMQRVASCFTEALSARLAATLTSTAKPTRFNPFPPNSLEVLKIYQIVYQACPYIKFAHFTANQAIFEAFEAEERVHVIDLDILQGYQWPAFMQALAARPGEVPFLRITGVGSSIESVRETGRCLTELAHTLHIPFEFHPVGEQLEDLKPHMFNRRVGEALAVNSVNRLHRVPGNCLGNLLAMIRDQAPNIVTLVEQEASHNGPYFLGRFLEALHFYSAIFDSLAATFPANSAQRAKVEQYIFAPEIRNIVAYEGAERIERHERLDKWRKIMEGKGFKGVPLSANAVTQSKILLGLYSCDGYRLTEDTGCLLLGWQDRPLIAASAWRC, translated from the exons atgattaattcccTTTGTGGAAGCGTGGGAACCCTCAAGAGTGAAAACTCATGCACAAAACCCCCACCAACTTCTCCAAATGAGTCAGTCTCAGAATCTAAGAAAACTACTACTACATGTAATTCAACAGCTCCTTCATCCTCTGATTTGGAACAAAATAGCCTAACCCCAACAAGCCTAAACTTACCCAACCTTAAATTTGAGTTGGATATCGGAGACGTTGAAGTCCCATCGCCGACAAGTTCTCTGTGGGAGTCTTTCTTTTCCGATCAGTTGGATGGAGATTATATGATTTCGTCACCGGTGAGGAATTATCCATCCCCACAAGCATCAGcttacaattacaattacaacTATGCCCAGGCAATGCAGGGACAAAGCACTCTCTCAGGTTCCTCTCCTCCACGGTTCTCCTCTAACCAGATTGGTCCTTTTACCAGCACGCAGAAAGGAAAAGGATTAAGCCCGCTTCACAGGGTCTTTAACTCGCCAAACAACCAGTATATGAAGCCTGAGAACCTTTCAGTGCTGTCATCTATTGAGGAGTTTTTGGATGATTATGGAAGACATGAATATGAATATCCGGCGACGGCGACAAAGCTGTCCGGTTTCGGAAGTTCGTCGCACTATGATATGCCAATCATGGTTCCGGCAGTGGACGGCTTGACGATGAACAATTCTTCAACGTTTTGCGGTTCTGTTCATGAAACATCGAGTACTCCGGGAGGATCTCAAGCTGCCCCAGAGAGGGATATTTATGATCAAATGGGCATTATGCCAAGTGCACCATTGTCACAACAGTTGCAACAAGAGCGCCTGCAAGAGAAGCAACTACTGCAGAAGCAGCCACAGCAAAAAACACCAGATCAACAACAACACCACAACCTTAACCATAGCTTGATGGTGCCAGCTCTTCCTGTTGGCTCTGAGCAG GAACACGATAGTGGGCTCCAGCTAGTGCACCTCCTTCTAGCATGCGCTGAAGCAGTTGCCAAAGAAGACTACATGTTGGCAAGGAGATACCTCCACCATCTCAACCGCGTCGTCACCCCTCTCGGCGACTCCATGCAACGTGTAGCCTCCTGCTTCACTGAAGCCCTCAGCGCAAGGCTAGCCGCCACGCTTACCAGCACCGCCAAACCCACTAGATTTAATCCTTTCCCACCAAACTCACTAGAAGTCCTCAAGATCTACCAAATCGTCTACCAAGCTTGCCCTTACATAAAGTTCGCTCACTTCACAGCCAATCAGGCTATATTTGAGGCCTTCGAAGCCGAAGAGCGTGTCCATGTTATAGATTTGGATATTCTCCAAGGCTACCAGTGGCCGGCTTTCATGCAAGCCCTGGCGGCACGCCCTGGTGAGGTTCCCTTTCTCCGGATAACCGGCGTCGGGAGCTCCATAGAGTCGGTGAGAGAGACCGGTAGGTGTTTGACAGAGTTAGCTCACACCCTTCACATTCCCTTCGAATTCCACCCGGTGGGGGAGCAACTAGAAGACCTTAAACCCCACATGTTTAACCGAAGAGTTGGTGAGGCTCTAGCAGTGAATTCTGTGAACCGTCTCCATCGCGTGCCTGGAAATTGTCTTGGGAATTTACTAGCAATGATCCGAGACCAGGCTCCCAACATCGTAACCCTAGTGGAACAAGAGGCAAGCCATAATGGTCCATATTTTCTGGGAAGGTTTCTTGAGGCACTGCACTTTTACTCAGCCATCTTCGACTCGTTGGCCGCCACGTTTCCGGCGAACTCGGCGCAGAGGGCCAAGGTGGAGCAGTACATATTCGCGCCGGAGATACGCAACATAGTGGCGTATGAGGGGGCGGAGAGGATAGAGAGGCATGAGAGGTTGGACA